In Campylobacter concisus, a single window of DNA contains:
- the ubiE gene encoding bifunctional demethylmenaquinone methyltransferase/2-methoxy-6-polyprenyl-1,4-benzoquinol methylase UbiE, whose translation MQKQEKIVDMFNQIAPTYDVANRVLSLGVDVSWRKFACRYMLEIFKNKSINIVDVACGTGDMMGLWSEISKEFGVEVKSLTGIDPSSGMLKEAKAKFPNFKFIEAYADNTTLASGEAQILSISYGIRNVVERKAALREFNRVLALNGYVVVLEFTKRQKKGLITSLRDFYLSKILPKIGGFISKNKEAYEYLPSSIENFLDAKSFCDELVEAGFEIELCKGFSMDISTLFIAKKVREINA comes from the coding sequence ATGCAAAAACAAGAAAAAATCGTTGATATGTTTAACCAGATCGCTCCGACTTATGACGTCGCAAACAGAGTGCTAAGTCTTGGTGTGGACGTGAGTTGGAGGAAATTTGCCTGCAGATATATGCTAGAAATTTTTAAAAATAAAAGCATAAATATCGTAGATGTAGCTTGCGGTACTGGCGATATGATGGGGCTTTGGAGTGAAATTTCAAAAGAATTTGGCGTTGAGGTGAAAAGCCTTACTGGCATCGATCCCTCAAGTGGTATGCTAAAAGAGGCGAAGGCAAAATTTCCAAATTTTAAATTTATAGAGGCCTATGCTGACAACACGACGCTTGCAAGTGGAGAGGCTCAAATTCTAAGCATAAGCTATGGCATCAGAAACGTGGTCGAGCGAAAGGCTGCGCTTAGAGAGTTTAACAGAGTGCTTGCTCTAAATGGCTACGTAGTCGTACTTGAATTTACAAAACGTCAGAAAAAGGGCCTTATAACCTCGCTAAGAGATTTTTACCTAAGTAAAATTTTGCCAAAAATTGGTGGCTTTATCTCAAAAAACAAAGAGGCATACGAATATCTGCCAAGCTCGATCGAAAATTTCTTGGATGCTAAGAGCTTTTGTGATGAGCTAGTCGAAGCTGGTTTTGAGATAGAGCTTTGCAAGGGCTTTAGTATGGATATCTCGACGCTATTTATCGCTAAAAAGGTAAGAGAAATCAATGCTTAG
- the xseA gene encoding exodeoxyribonuclease VII large subunit, with product MLSVSELNEKAKALLEATLDYVEVSGEISRLTKHASGHWYFTLKDEKSSISAVMYRMNNQKVKFLPKDGLKVKIYGKVTIYSPSGSYQLVASAMLPDGEGELELAFRQLKEKLENEGLFDIGAKKEIPNLPKKIALVTSATSAALQDMLKVVTSRWKLSEIYIFDALTQGENASSSLIKALRRADKYGVDVIVLARGGGSKEDLWCFNDEGLAREIYATKTPVISAIGHEIDYVISDFVADRRSLTPSAAMLDLLPDEEAFFQYLDRLSDDLDSALSLKITKKQNLLNVLLSKFSSNALKARIELKFSEVANKQNALVNAVQRKILLLGSALGSLEKAYEMRELFFESTKGLIEVRKDGKRVDLRDLKIDDEIELISQNTHKKAIIKE from the coding sequence ATGCTTAGTGTTTCTGAGCTAAACGAAAAAGCAAAGGCACTGCTTGAAGCCACACTTGACTATGTCGAGGTAAGTGGCGAAATTTCGCGCCTTACTAAGCACGCCTCTGGACACTGGTACTTCACGCTAAAGGACGAAAAGTCAAGCATCTCAGCTGTGATGTATCGCATGAACAACCAAAAAGTGAAATTCCTGCCAAAAGATGGGTTAAAAGTAAAAATTTATGGCAAAGTGACTATTTACTCGCCAAGTGGGTCCTATCAGCTAGTGGCAAGTGCGATGCTGCCTGATGGCGAGGGCGAGCTTGAGCTTGCGTTTAGGCAGCTTAAAGAAAAGCTCGAAAATGAGGGTCTTTTTGATATCGGCGCAAAAAAAGAGATACCAAATTTACCTAAAAAAATAGCCCTTGTCACAAGCGCTACTTCGGCGGCGCTTCAGGATATGTTAAAGGTCGTGACGAGCCGTTGGAAATTAAGCGAAATTTATATTTTTGATGCTTTAACTCAAGGTGAAAATGCCTCAAGCTCGCTTATAAAAGCCTTGCGCAGAGCCGATAAATACGGCGTAGATGTGATTGTTTTAGCTAGAGGAGGTGGCAGCAAAGAGGATCTTTGGTGCTTTAACGACGAGGGCTTAGCTCGTGAAATTTATGCTACAAAGACGCCAGTCATAAGCGCTATCGGACACGAGATCGACTACGTTATAAGCGACTTTGTAGCAGACCGCAGATCGCTTACGCCAAGTGCAGCTATGCTTGATCTGTTGCCTGATGAAGAGGCATTTTTTCAGTATCTTGACAGGCTCAGCGATGATCTTGATAGCGCTTTAAGCTTAAAGATCACCAAAAAGCAAAATTTGCTAAATGTTCTTCTTTCTAAATTTTCATCAAACGCCCTAAAAGCTAGGATCGAGCTAAAATTTAGCGAGGTAGCAAACAAGCAAAACGCTCTAGTAAATGCCGTGCAAAGAAAGATCTTGCTTCTTGGCTCGGCCCTTGGCTCGCTAGAGAAGGCTTATGAGATGAGAGAGCTCTTTTTTGAGAGCACGAAGGGGCTTATCGAGGTTAGAAAAGACGGCAAGAGAGTTGATCTTAGGGATTTAAAAATAGACGATGAGATAGAGCTTATCTCGCAAAATACACATAAAAAAGCAATAATTAAGGAGTAA
- the serC gene encoding phosphoserine transaminase → MSRKINFSAGPSAIPLDVLEHAKVEFTDYRGEGYSIMEISHRSKTFEEIHFGAMDKIRKLYKIGDEYEILFLQGGAHLQFSMIPMNLYQGGRAEYANTGVWTNKAIKEAKVLGVNVDVVASSEDENFSYIPDVKFSDDADYAYICSNNTIYGTQYGAMPKTKSPLVVDASSDFFARPLDFSSIGLLYGGAQKNAGPSGVTIVIIRKDLIERVSSQNVPMFLRYKTHADASSLYNTPPTFGIYLLNLTMQYLLDLGGLAEVEKINAKKASTLYDIIDSSNGFYMGHAKTGSRSDMNVSFTIPKDHALEPIFVEEALKEGMIGLKGHRHLGGIRASIYNAVSQSDVDKLGEFMREFARKHG, encoded by the coding sequence ATGAGTAGAAAAATCAACTTTAGCGCAGGTCCAAGCGCGATACCACTAGACGTTTTAGAGCACGCAAAGGTCGAATTTACCGACTATAGAGGCGAGGGCTACTCTATCATGGAGATCAGCCACAGAAGCAAGACCTTTGAGGAGATCCACTTTGGTGCGATGGATAAGATAAGAAAGCTCTATAAGATCGGCGATGAGTATGAAATTTTATTCTTGCAAGGTGGCGCACACTTGCAATTTAGCATGATACCGATGAATTTATACCAAGGCGGCAGGGCCGAGTACGCAAACACCGGCGTTTGGACAAACAAAGCCATCAAAGAGGCAAAAGTGCTTGGCGTAAATGTAGATGTCGTCGCAAGCAGCGAGGATGAAAATTTCTCTTACATCCCTGATGTGAAATTTAGTGATGACGCCGATTACGCCTACATCTGCTCAAATAATACGATTTATGGCACGCAGTATGGGGCTATGCCAAAGACAAAATCTCCACTTGTTGTCGATGCTTCGAGCGACTTTTTCGCTAGACCGCTTGATTTTAGTAGCATTGGCCTACTTTACGGCGGTGCTCAGAAAAATGCAGGTCCAAGTGGCGTTACGATCGTTATTATTAGAAAAGATCTGATAGAGCGTGTAAGTAGCCAAAACGTCCCTATGTTTTTACGCTACAAAACGCACGCAGATGCCAGCTCACTTTATAATACACCGCCAACATTTGGAATTTATCTTTTAAACTTAACCATGCAGTATTTGCTTGATCTTGGCGGACTTGCTGAGGTTGAGAAGATAAATGCCAAAAAAGCAAGTACGCTTTATGACATCATCGATAGCTCAAACGGCTTTTACATGGGACACGCAAAGACCGGAAGTAGATCAGATATGAATGTTAGTTTTACTATCCCAAAAGATCACGCTCTTGAGCCGATTTTTGTAGAAGAGGCGCTAAAAGAGGGCATGATAGGGCTAAAAGGTCATAGACATCTTGGTGGCATTAGAGCGTCTATCTATAATGCTGTTAGCCAAAGTGACGTTGATAAACTTGGCGAGTTTATGAGAGAATTTGCAAGAAAGCACGGTTGA
- a CDS encoding class I SAM-dependent methyltransferase — translation MNKAKKAYDEIPYFSAAFSDCSPVRIEAVAKFLGLKAASLKEARVLELGSSYGGNILPFAISHKNAKVVGIDISSHQVAEGNKVAKQIGLENFTLLERNFLHMNESDIKELGKFDYIIAHGVYSWVSPNVRDAMLATIKALLSKDGIAYVSYNTYPGWKSLDILRDFMLFVSSGNDSKEALARVKSELNFLQDYLKFSLQNQSDVVYKDSMKLLLTQLNFLQGIIAKGNDYYILHDFLEASNEPTYFHKFAKHIDKHGLCYVIDASLNDIFASSTGIYRFDAHIEQNYNPRIKKEQLNDFLFNRSFRKSLIAHKERLGGAEDFDAVLGESELDRIYFSYFSEQPRTKTQEILSKSYPQSLNLSEVKATLGENANEAFVGLLEILNDANTKISSSKLVALAYEPSKTKLKPRAAAYLKYFLNASSPVISLANELNGKLSLSHEEIKIALKFDGKASLKDIAKSVNLSKDELDKLAFKLSEAYFFEEI, via the coding sequence ATGAACAAAGCGAAAAAAGCTTACGATGAAATTCCTTACTTCTCAGCCGCATTTAGTGACTGCTCGCCAGTTAGGATAGAAGCGGTTGCTAAATTTCTGGGGCTTAAAGCAGCTAGCCTAAAAGAGGCTAGGGTGCTTGAGCTTGGCTCATCATACGGTGGCAATATCTTGCCATTTGCCATTTCACATAAAAACGCAAAAGTCGTTGGTATCGATATCTCAAGCCATCAAGTGGCTGAAGGTAACAAGGTAGCAAAGCAGATAGGTTTAGAAAATTTTACTCTGCTTGAGAGAAATTTTTTGCACATGAACGAAAGCGATATAAAAGAGCTTGGGAAATTTGACTATATTATCGCTCATGGTGTTTATAGCTGGGTGAGCCCAAATGTAAGAGATGCGATGCTTGCCACGATTAAGGCACTACTTAGCAAGGATGGCATCGCTTATGTTTCGTATAATACCTATCCAGGTTGGAAGAGCCTTGATATTTTAAGAGATTTTATGCTTTTTGTAAGCTCAGGCAACGACAGCAAAGAAGCACTTGCTCGCGTAAAAAGCGAGTTAAATTTTTTACAGGATTATTTGAAATTTAGCTTGCAAAACCAAAGCGATGTCGTATACAAAGATAGTATGAAACTTCTTTTAACACAGCTAAATTTCTTACAAGGTATCATCGCAAAGGGCAATGATTATTATATATTGCATGATTTTTTGGAGGCTAGCAATGAGCCAACTTACTTTCATAAATTTGCTAAACATATCGATAAGCATGGACTTTGCTACGTCATAGACGCTTCGCTAAATGATATCTTTGCAAGCTCAACTGGAATTTACCGCTTTGACGCACATATCGAGCAAAATTACAACCCTCGCATCAAAAAAGAGCAACTAAACGATTTTTTATTTAATAGATCATTTAGAAAAAGCCTCATCGCTCACAAGGAGAGGCTTGGCGGTGCTGAGGACTTTGATGCGGTACTTGGAGAGAGCGAGCTCGATAGAATTTATTTTTCATATTTTAGCGAGCAGCCAAGGACAAAAACGCAAGAAATTTTAAGCAAAAGCTATCCACAAAGCTTAAATTTAAGTGAAGTAAAGGCGACACTTGGCGAGAATGCAAATGAAGCTTTTGTGGGACTGCTTGAAATTTTAAATGACGCAAATACAAAAATCTCTTCATCAAAGCTTGTAGCACTCGCTTATGAGCCTAGTAAAACCAAACTAAAGCCTAGAGCTGCTGCGTATCTTAAGTATTTTTTAAATGCTAGCTCACCAGTTATCTCTTTGGCAAATGAGCTAAATGGCAAGCTAAGCTTAAGCCATGAAGAGATCAAAATCGCCTTAAAATTTGATGGCAAAGCTAGTTTAAAAGATATCGCAAAGAGCGTAAATTTAAGTAAAGACGAACTAGATAAGCTTGCTTTTAAATTAAGCGAAGCCTACTTTTTTGAGGAAATTTAA
- a CDS encoding sulfite exporter TauE/SafE family protein, whose protein sequence is MLFVELFIIGIGVGYIAGFFGIGGGTVVVPIMVAFGYDIKTAIGISVMQMIFSATFGSYLNYKAGLLKLNRGVFLGLGGLVGASFSGIIVSHAPALLLESMLLATFVFSLIKLYFSPNSDGSNANNSLFLLFLVGVFVGVFAISIGIGGGVFIAPILVGFLRYELKKAVSMGVFFVMFAAIAGFISLSLNGHISYVEGAFLGLGSLIGAYFGTKKTQNTDKKTLKKWFLVFYIAMICLILKDMFFE, encoded by the coding sequence ATGCTTTTTGTTGAACTTTTTATAATTGGTATCGGCGTTGGATATATCGCTGGCTTTTTTGGCATCGGGGGCGGCACAGTCGTTGTTCCTATAATGGTCGCCTTTGGATATGACATAAAAACTGCTATTGGCATAAGCGTTATGCAAATGATATTTAGTGCGACTTTTGGCTCGTATCTAAACTACAAAGCTGGACTTTTAAAGCTAAACCGCGGCGTATTTTTGGGACTTGGGGGTCTTGTGGGAGCAAGTTTTAGTGGTATCATAGTATCGCACGCGCCTGCACTCTTACTTGAGTCTATGCTTCTAGCAACATTTGTCTTTTCGCTTATAAAACTATACTTCTCACCAAACAGCGACGGCTCAAATGCGAATAATTCGCTCTTTTTGCTATTTTTAGTTGGTGTTTTTGTTGGTGTTTTTGCCATTAGTATCGGCATCGGCGGAGGCGTCTTTATCGCGCCGATCTTGGTTGGCTTTTTACGTTATGAGCTGAAAAAAGCCGTTTCTATGGGCGTATTTTTCGTTATGTTTGCGGCCATCGCTGGCTTCATCTCACTCTCACTAAATGGTCATATCTCATACGTTGAGGGCGCATTTTTAGGTCTTGGCTCGCTAATAGGCGCATACTTTGGTACCAAAAAAACGCAAAATACCGACAAAAAAACACTTAAAAAATGGTTTTTGGTCTTTTACATAGCGATGATATGTTTGATATTAAAAGATATGTTTTTTGAGTAA
- a CDS encoding anthranilate synthase component I family protein, whose protein sequence is MLLEQPLFYYEAIRKKFKNSYLAEDKTQTIIGIDCEYIDEKDMDFYGLRSYFDTNRNRSLAPFAGLFGVFAYDGVRYFEYIGEEKAKKYEFPKFIYADAKAYLHFDKMSKIYTFYGDKNKYYDFLLDMKVECKSKEQSKFSIKTDLGKEKKHFEDMVELAKEYIRSGDVFQVVLGELLEISTNMSSLDFYKKLSLTNPSPYMFHFPTPYGDVVGSSPELVFEMKSEQIFVAPIAGTRPRGSDANADAALESELLSDEKELAEHKMLIDLARNDIGRVSEPKSVAVKNAMHIQKYEKVIHIVSDVYGKCAKGLDLFDVLASIFPAGTLSGAPKIRAMQIINELEISERNIYGGGIGFLHFNGDAQVAILIRSAIFVSGENGFSDVFVGAGAGIVYDSKSEREYAEICHKRASVLNVFKNNAKEF, encoded by the coding sequence ATGCTCTTAGAACAACCACTTTTTTATTATGAAGCGATCAGAAAGAAATTTAAAAATAGCTACCTTGCTGAAGACAAGACGCAAACGATAATCGGCATCGACTGCGAATATATTGACGAAAAAGATATGGACTTTTACGGACTTAGAAGCTACTTTGATACTAATCGTAACAGATCACTCGCACCTTTTGCTGGGCTCTTTGGCGTTTTTGCTTATGATGGTGTGAGATATTTTGAATATATCGGAGAAGAGAAAGCTAAAAAGTACGAATTTCCAAAATTTATCTATGCCGATGCAAAAGCTTATCTACACTTTGACAAGATGAGTAAAATTTATACATTTTATGGAGATAAGAATAAATATTATGACTTTTTGCTTGATATGAAAGTTGAATGTAAAAGTAAAGAGCAGAGTAAATTTAGTATAAAAACCGATCTTGGTAAAGAAAAGAAACACTTTGAGGATATGGTTGAGTTAGCAAAAGAGTATATAAGAAGCGGCGATGTCTTTCAGGTGGTGCTTGGTGAATTACTTGAAATTTCAACGAATATGAGCAGTCTAGACTTTTATAAAAAGCTCTCACTTACAAATCCAAGCCCATATATGTTTCATTTTCCTACACCTTATGGCGATGTGGTTGGCTCTTCGCCAGAGCTTGTTTTTGAGATGAAAAGTGAGCAAATTTTTGTGGCACCAATTGCAGGCACAAGGCCTAGAGGAAGCGATGCAAATGCAGATGCAGCACTTGAAAGTGAGCTTTTAAGTGACGAAAAGGAACTGGCTGAGCACAAAATGCTAATTGATCTTGCTAGAAATGACATCGGCAGGGTTTCGGAACCAAAAAGCGTAGCTGTAAAAAATGCTATGCATATCCAAAAATATGAAAAAGTAATTCATATCGTAAGCGATGTCTATGGCAAGTGCGCCAAAGGGCTTGATCTTTTTGATGTCTTAGCTAGTATCTTTCCGGCTGGCACACTAAGTGGTGCACCAAAAATAAGAGCTATGCAGATAATCAATGAGCTTGAAATTTCTGAGCGAAATATCTATGGCGGCGGCATTGGATTTTTACATTTTAATGGCGATGCTCAGGTTGCTATTCTTATTCGCTCAGCCATCTTTGTGTCAGGTGAAAATGGCTTTAGTGATGTATTTGTGGGGGCTGGAGCTGGTATAGTTTACGACTCAAAGAGCGAAAGAGAATACGCTGAAATTTGCCATAAGCGAGCAAGCGTGCTAAATGTATTTAAAAATAACGCAAAAGAGTTTTAG
- a CDS encoding response regulator: MKNNKFYILLAPIIISAIFCAYSGNESYKKFTDLKDLNEKLYKQSLVFQTIKSVIQEHDTLIGKSQEDIRRLRDNTLKNTQKFINSIRKDDRTEIRNINKLKELLANLNQNDKFDELFYEFFQNINGEIDSDFKQDLDRDFPLIIKAYAATLSKIYNQLSLANNTKYYVKNIFINGPLFSINSNVRENIYSVKDNTPNLDMLPKSELKENIYKDFNQFEANYQAKKIRETKAKIAFSEKLNIEDIILIKQYEDDKFILLLDSAINIKNELLELTKSEKISFGIKTFFEFLLCGLLILSLLGISARLKFLKILIDKSKYISSYILSSKEISADNAISKLIKTYEDLKETYIKDSSFFQIKDRYILSVSKKLESINKEIFTSTAALKIETNNSKKQVFIDTIEKKANIMTSLYNNAKNISNVKKYSECNKTEIFDPQKSFEEILQANIVYSQSKKINFISYLDPSLTNELEGNLNSLKTAFNSIFLASLSMSLRHQNIIIAIKKVQKEFDRSGLCSVSFSIKNSSAAMSEKQISDIFSDDENSLNNDESEFYLKIAQIYLKNLESKLEINSFPSIGNEFKFVVIFKTTSNYKDFDIKCNHKLAFLQDVNVAYNEAFEQTTKDLGLKVDMLTSTSPSITKNYDAIFLRNTNKQGQDIKNPLILKDPLTPLSITRLLCLGEADIMNKNLNDKPKILICDTNEIYIDITASGFSKFNCEVVGVCNKKDLKQAIKQGDFDLIFVGSKFFEAEKNSLQKNLDLIKTAIQNAKIPIILMLSNTSNIDGDSVKEYFNAYIKTPINSDELAQIFRKFLPNFGEIAIDESYLAKSENIILFKKSPMENKIFSSALGEFYNTLETTNSFDELLTKIKTKTYGIVLIDENVKGFNYEELTRVVDKIRQSQKVDTRVLIFGAQERSEFPFVKVLAKNITKAELSATVREQIDSMGTSYAKSSYEFIKFNA; the protein is encoded by the coding sequence ATGAAAAATAATAAATTTTATATATTGTTAGCGCCAATAATAATTTCAGCGATCTTTTGCGCATATAGCGGAAATGAAAGCTATAAAAAATTTACAGATCTAAAAGATCTAAATGAAAAACTATATAAACAATCCTTAGTATTTCAAACTATAAAATCTGTAATACAAGAGCACGATACGCTAATAGGCAAAAGCCAAGAAGATATAAGAAGGTTGCGGGATAACACTTTAAAAAATACACAAAAATTTATAAATTCTATAAGAAAAGACGATCGCACTGAGATACGAAATATAAATAAATTAAAAGAATTGCTAGCAAATCTTAACCAAAATGATAAATTTGATGAACTATTTTACGAATTTTTCCAAAATATAAATGGAGAAATAGATAGCGATTTTAAACAAGATTTAGACCGAGACTTTCCGCTTATAATAAAAGCTTATGCCGCAACTTTAAGTAAAATTTACAATCAACTCTCTTTAGCAAACAACACCAAATACTACGTAAAAAATATCTTTATAAATGGCCCTTTATTTTCAATAAATAGTAATGTGAGAGAAAATATATATTCCGTAAAGGACAACACGCCAAATCTTGATATGCTTCCAAAAAGTGAGCTAAAAGAGAATATTTACAAAGACTTTAATCAGTTTGAAGCCAACTATCAAGCTAAAAAAATAAGAGAAACTAAAGCCAAGATCGCATTTTCTGAAAAACTAAATATCGAAGATATCATCTTAATCAAACAGTATGAAGATGATAAATTTATACTTTTATTAGATAGTGCCATAAATATAAAAAATGAGCTGTTAGAACTTACCAAGAGCGAGAAAATAAGCTTTGGTATAAAGACCTTTTTTGAGTTTTTGCTTTGTGGCTTGCTCATTTTATCTTTGCTTGGTATTTCTGCTAGGTTGAAATTTTTAAAGATACTTATCGATAAGTCAAAATACATATCGAGTTATATCCTATCATCAAAAGAGATAAGTGCGGATAACGCGATATCAAAGCTCATAAAAACTTATGAAGATCTAAAAGAAACCTATATAAAAGATAGCAGCTTTTTTCAGATAAAAGATAGATATATTTTATCAGTGAGCAAGAAGCTAGAGTCTATTAATAAAGAAATTTTTACATCGACCGCGGCTTTAAAAATAGAAACAAATAATAGCAAAAAGCAAGTATTTATAGACACGATAGAAAAAAAAGCAAATATCATGACTTCGCTTTATAACAATGCTAAAAATATCTCAAATGTTAAAAAATATAGCGAATGCAATAAAACCGAGATATTTGATCCTCAAAAAAGCTTTGAAGAAATTTTGCAAGCAAACATTGTCTATTCGCAAAGCAAAAAGATAAATTTTATAAGCTACCTTGATCCAAGCCTTACAAATGAACTAGAAGGAAATCTAAATTCATTAAAAACCGCATTTAACTCTATCTTTTTGGCATCTTTATCAATGTCTTTAAGACATCAAAACATTATCATCGCTATCAAAAAAGTTCAAAAAGAGTTTGATAGAAGCGGACTTTGTTCTGTAAGCTTTAGCATAAAAAATAGCTCAGCTGCCATGAGTGAAAAGCAAATTTCAGATATATTTTCAGATGATGAGAATAGCTTAAATAATGATGAGAGCGAGTTTTATCTAAAAATCGCTCAAATTTATTTAAAAAATTTAGAAAGTAAGCTGGAGATTAACTCATTTCCAAGTATTGGCAATGAGTTTAAATTTGTAGTCATCTTTAAAACAACATCAAACTATAAAGACTTTGATATAAAATGCAATCATAAATTAGCATTCTTGCAAGATGTAAATGTCGCTTACAACGAAGCTTTTGAGCAGACTACAAAAGACCTTGGGCTCAAAGTAGATATGCTAACAAGCACTAGTCCATCTATTACAAAAAATTATGATGCTATATTTTTAAGAAACACCAATAAGCAAGGCCAAGATATTAAAAATCCGCTCATTTTAAAAGATCCGCTAACTCCGTTAAGCATTACAAGGCTACTTTGCTTAGGCGAAGCTGATATTATGAATAAAAATTTAAACGATAAACCAAAAATTTTAATCTGCGATACTAACGAAATTTACATAGATATAACAGCAAGTGGTTTTAGTAAATTTAACTGTGAAGTTGTTGGAGTTTGCAATAAAAAAGATCTAAAACAAGCCATAAAGCAAGGTGATTTTGACCTTATATTTGTTGGCTCAAAATTTTTCGAAGCTGAAAAAAATAGCCTTCAAAAAAATCTTGATCTTATAAAAACAGCCATACAAAATGCGAAAATTCCAATTATACTAATGCTTTCAAATACTTCAAATATAGATGGAGACAGCGTCAAAGAATACTTCAATGCCTATATAAAAACGCCAATAAATAGCGACGAACTGGCTCAAATTTTTAGAAAATTTTTGCCAAATTTTGGTGAGATTGCAATAGACGAAAGCTATCTAGCAAAAAGCGAAAATATTATTTTATTTAAGAAATCGCCAATGGAAAATAAAATATTTAGCTCAGCTTTAGGGGAATTTTACAACACACTTGAAACCACAAATAGCTTTGATGAGCTATTAACAAAGATAAAAACCAAAACTTACGGTATCGTTCTTATAGATGAAAACGTAAAAGGCTTCAACTACGAAGAGCTAACAAGAGTTGTTGATAAGATAAGACAAAGCCAAAAGGTTGATACAAGAGTGCTGATATTTGGCGCACAAGAAAGAAGTGAATTTCCTTTTGTAAAAGTGCTAGCTAAAAATATCACAAAAGCAGAGCTTTCAGCTACCGTAAGAGAGCAAATCGATTCTATGGGCACTAGCTACGCTAAAAGCTCTTATGAATTTATTAAGTTTAACGCCTAA